One window of the Babesia microti strain RI chromosome IV, complete genome genome contains the following:
- a CDS encoding Protein PFF0380w (overlaps_old_locusTagID:BBM_III09605) produces the protein MTSNNFSYNPLKNNLYQYEIKPSYDIRSCKCSQRYKQKCQCFKINTYSNGNSNPWNSFTPNPSVENITQKLKSFDLKSDSTIHKQLDSTIRFRNEPFENNIPWNPYGVDRNGGFDTFESYPISPIYYSLWDKNEKYKTPSNCDVWDAPWNNNFDTEAHGALRLCEKLNLETTEINYLDWHNKDDSECKLTSYNAEEKNFQDSNNTNYLNETIQDYQSLSKSLTKNEKNMENCLCNGNDISSPLEISRPCNSPEFSNQEGDNCDQNEKSYRCCIAPLRRYNNGKVGYRLSQNYVPNKSNNQQFTFPKIDSLLDYPIFASRVNCDVGTTERHGGLTWNRHSNNVLLPYIENTWLKHMIDSLKDKPEWYERFFNNLEKCLKDAVTFLYRQGIKPYLGDVANQMKRSVADNFWSAAEVAYVSINCKDIVKLKIELRVKGEMGWVVYLAQEPPWFKGFVNTHSTIDNYSPYYWRALNKFSVDMVSYNNAKNGDISTVFSGGRYAFAERLKEQVDAFKDMRLGQVVHLVQLAIYSGIFVYAQRILLPVTACEKTAEELFPRQKKVRYPVCMSIREVAHIISLLVDHRRNGMVLAQLKQQFMLQFNRELNPMYFGYRKLQNLLLSETFSENYNLFVPIDSPHRTHLQNKKYPIPNGCRIFQQSKLAYDPKRFWTPMDDWYDQLHVLKGDNIIENMPIVVENVMNSLNLELNLDKE, from the coding sequence ATGACGTCTAATAACTTCTCATATAATCctctaaaaaataatttataccaATATGAAATCAAACCAAGCTATGACATAAGATCATGCAAATGTTCTCAGAGATATAAGCAAAAATGCCAATgctttaaaataaataccTATTCAAACGGAAATAGCAACCCTTGGAATTCTTTCACTCCTAACCCTTCCgttgaaaatattactCAAAAgttaaaatcatttgactTGAAAAGCGATTCTACAATACATAAACAATTAGATTCAACAATTCGATTTAGAAATGAACCgtttgaaaataatataccGTGGAATCCTTATGGAGTTGATAGAAATGGAGGATTTGATACTTTTGAATCATATCCAATTTCTCCAATATATTATTCCTTATGGGATAAGAATGAAAAATACAAAACACCAAGTAATTGTGACGTATGGGATGCGCCTTggaataataattttgatactGAAGCTCATGGTGCATTGAGATTGTGcgaaaaattgaatttagAAACAACTgagataaattatttagattggCATAATAAAGATGATTCGGAATGCAAATTAACAAGTTATAATGCGGaggaaaaaaattttcaagatAGCAACAATACCAATTACTTGAATGAAACTATACAGGATTATCAGAGCTTATCAAAGTCATTAACCAAGAATGAGAAGAATATGGAAAACTGTTTGTGTAATGGAAATGACATTTCTAGCCCTTTAGAAATTTCCAGGCCTTGTAATTCACCTGAATTCTCTAATCAAGAGGGGGATAATTGCGATCAGAACGAAAAGTCTTATAGGTGTTGCATCGCTCCTTTGAGGAGATATAACAACGGAAAGGTTGGCTATAGATTATCTCAAAATTATGTtccaaataaatcaaacaatcaacaatttaccTTTCCGAAGATCGATTCATTGTTGGATTATCCTATATTCGCTTCTAGGGTAAATTGCGATGTAGGCACTACTGAGCGTCATGGCGGATTGACATGGAATAGGCATTCTAATAATGTTTTGTTGCCATATATAGAGAACACATGGTTAAAACATATGATAGATTCGTTGAAAGACAAGCCGGAATGGTACGAACGGTTTTTTAATAATCTTGAAAAATGCCTCAAAGATGCGGTTACATTCCTTTACAGACAAGGCATCAAACCATATTTGGGCGATGTTGCTAATCAAATGAAACGTTCTGTAGCAGATAATTTCTGGTCTGCTGCGGAAGTCGCATATGtttcaattaattgtaagGACATTGTGAAACTAAAAATAGAACTGAGAGTTAAGGGAGAGATGGGATGGGTGGTGTATTTGGCGCAGGAACCACCATGGTTTAAAGGATTTGTAAACACACATAGTACAATAGACAATTACTCTCCATACTATTGGAGGGctttaaataaattttcagtCGATATGGTATCGTATAATAACGCAAAAAATGGAGACATATCGACTGTTTTCAGTGGAGGACGGTATGCTTTTGCTGAGAGATTAAAAGAGCAAGTTGATGCTTTTAAGGATATGAGACTTGGGCAAGTGGTCCATTTGGTTCAGTTAGCTATATACAGTGGGATTTTTGTATATGCACAACGAATATTACTTCCCGTAACAGCCTGTGAAAAAACAGCGGAAGAATTATTCCCTAGGCAGAAGAAAGTTAGGTATCCAGTATGTATGTCTATTAGGGAGGTGGCtcatattatatcattattggTTGATCATAGAAGGAATGGCATGGTTCTTGCACAGCTcaaacaacaatttatgTTACAATTTAATCGAGAACTAAATCCTATGTATTTTGGTTACAGGAAATTACAAAATCTACTACTATCGGAAACGTTTTCggaaaattacaatttattcGTCCCAATCGATAGTCCTCACAGAACACATCTAcaaaacaaaaaataccCTATACCAAACGGATGTAGAATATTTCAACAATCAAAACTAGCCTACGATCCAAAGAGATTTTGGACCCCTATGGATGACTGGTACGATCAGCTTCATGTCCTAAAAGGCgataatattattgaaaatatgcCAATTGTTGTCGAAAATGTCATGAATTCACTCAATCTGGAACTGAATTTAGATAAGGAATAG
- a CDS encoding obg, GTP-binding protein (overlaps_old_locusTagID:BBM_III09610;~overlaps_old_locusTagID:BBM_III09615): MLFKCVKHRNTNFQYFDTSFKSSKRCYFLDIVRIFLHNERYSRGIVDYRRIKIIAGNGGDGIVSYRAHGSHKRIGPGLPNGGAGGRGSSIFAIGNRQAKLFKLPGTVVGYNGIKGKGSNCSGDNGEDIILQVPIGTLIYKIVENGDSVDRVFSGYIREEKVLLCKGGKGGRGNDVLNPHDCERGETGEKCVFDFELECIAEVGLFGYPNVGKSTLLSCISRANPRVANFPYTTTQPCIGTLKFSDGKSIKVADLPGATDGSTSTLEHLERTEIIAYVIDNVKDLQRLKILVKDYNSEMLAKSFFVIFTKMDLQGDYSVIDKFISDQSISSKIVLTSAYLNLGISDLVNLIREMVESLNIN, encoded by the exons atgttatttaaatgtgtCAAGCATCGCAATactaattttcaatattttgacACAAGTTTTAAGAGTTCTAAAAGATGCTATTTCTTAGATATAGTTAGGATATTCTTACACAATGAAAG ATACTCGAGGGGTATCGTCGACTATAGAAGGATTAAg ataattgCAGGTAATGGCGGAGATGGAATTGTATCTTATAGAGCTCATGGATCTCATAAAAGGATCGGGCCCGGGTTGCCTAACGGAGGTGCAGGAGGGAGAGGATCTTcaatatttgcaattgGCAATAGGCAAGCAaaacttttcaaattgCCAGGAACTGTAGTTGGATATAATGGAATTAAGGGAAAg GGTTCGAATTGTTCAGGAGACAATGGAGAAGATATCATCTTGCAAGTACCAATTGGTACTttgatttataaaattgtagaaaATGGGGATTCCGTTGATAGGGTTTTTTCAGGGTATATTAGAGAAGAAAAAGTATTGTTGTGTAAAGGAGGGAAAGGGGGGAGGGGCAATGATGTTTTAAACCCACATGATTGTGAACGTGGAGAG ACTGGCGAGAAATGTGTGTTTGATTTCGAACTTGAATGTATAGCAGAAGTTGGATTATTTGGTTATCCAAATGTTGGTAAATCAACACTTTTATCTTGTATATCTCGTGCAAATCCCAGAGTAGCTAATTTCCCATATACAACAACGCAACCATGTATTGGAACACTGAAATTTTCCGATGGAAAGAGCATAAAAGTTGCAGATCTACCTGGTGCGACAGATGGGTCAACTTCTACACTAGAACATCTGGAACGAACAGAAATTATTGCATATGTAATTGATAATGTTAAAGATTTGCAAAG attaaaaattttggttaAAGATTATAATAGCGAAATGCTGGccaaatcattttttgtaatttttacaaaaatggATTTGCAAGGTGATTATAGTGTCATTGATAAGTTTATTTCA GATCAATCCATTTCGTCAAAAATAGTATTG ACAAGtgcatatttaaatttgggGATCTCag ATTTGGTCAATCTTATTAGGGAAATGGTAGAGTCGTTGAACATAAACTGa
- a CDS encoding hypothetical protein (overlaps_old_locusTagID:BBM_III09615) has protein sequence MLHLTYTLLLTYLTSSNSLANGLKNRFIYQIEYGFLIPQSKISCKSPFYCSHDKPSSENDEVGTVNDNLNIYTDGEDEINFPSGEDEGPGLDEDPLKKLGLYGIEHVKLSEEDEIELQKILDKHIELHKSEFECSETQGDTEVLKKQMPKKFDINASDDEFEVENYNGKLPDEEEIENYLDPLNLRKAAPKEEFTKRMIGRTYNLLNIPDEKYTTHCIDGARRFLYSLPLDAWNQNEKFILDEFVKRKRIKDQANIEDTNAIDVISPDELLNSSPSSTIGLTNCHTHTNNINDTPYTMITSVPQHIIEYTHYDLLKDLRAFKRGNSIINSIDVSTLNDPLFIRLNEDNVPIDTVNNTLNKPADCYLKLVPAPNTVAVYTVWPTSTLNSTISQGEFIEIEGNYMFNTEDESFKSFNTDNIPNDEKYRSAIILLENELGGAQDHRIRDLADELSCISRFPIFIPQITSQSHQSFHVLDRLIKNIQILYKIERISLVSFGKSSKFALDYCYDRLNGKEYLNNSRGVLTLYEITKRTTYPLNLNIFDSGDFYDKLEDAREIERAQRLNPVRSIKDILQCLVFWDARNINLDKALSLGTPLLNIISGNPIANSDGLSVGMEMLKSWKDIENLGYIVNCEVKTDIDIFNILRPKGKIIYNFKDTATQNQQDGMNDVYKTGDNKKNYNQSDMGTAFKIVSFRGRNSPIYLLPHLAEDDDIKEYNQALIYVYQWILHYTE, from the exons ATGCTACACCTCACCTACACATTATTACTAACATACCTAACAAGTAGCAATTCCTTGGCAAATGGTTTAAAGAATAGATTTATATACCAAATAGAGTATGGATTCTTAATCCCCCAAAGTAAAATCAGTTGCAAATCACCCTTTTATTGCTCACATGATAAACCTTCCAGCGAAAATGATGAAGTTGGAACAGTAAATGACAACCTGAACATATATACAGATGGAGAAGATGAAATAAACTTTCCATCTGGCGAGGATGAAGGGCCTGGGTTAGACGAAGATCCATTAAAGAAATTAGGATTATACGGCATTGAACATGTGAAATTGTCCGAAgaagatgaaattgaattacAAAAGATTTTAGATAAACACATTGAATTACATAAATCTGAATTTGAGTGTTCGGAAACTCAAGGTGATACTGAAGTTTTGAAGAAACAAATGccaaaaaaatttgatatcaatGCGTCAGATGACGAATTTGAagttgaaaattataatggCAAATTACCAGATGAAGAAGAAATCGAGAATTATTTAGACCCCTTAAACCTTCGCAAAGCTGCACCAAAGGAGGAGTTTACCAAACGCATGATTGGGAGAACTTATAACCTCTTAAATATACCAGATGAGAAATACACAACACATTGCATCGACGGGGCTCGCAGGTTCTTATATTCTCTGCCTCTAGATGCATGGAATCAGAAtgaaaaattcattttggaCGAGTTTGTCAAGAGGAAGAGGATTAAAGATCAGGCTAACATTGAAGATACTAATGCTATTGATGTTATTTCTCCAGATGAATTGCTAAATTCATCACCATCATCAACGATAGGATTAACAAATTGTCATACGCAcactaataatataaatgatactCCATATACAATGATAACATCGGTACCACAACACATTATCGAATATACTCACTATGATTTATTGAAAGATCTACGCGCCTTTAAACGCGGTAATTCGATCATAAATAGTATAGATGTATCTACACTAAATGACCCACTATTCATTAGGTTGAATGAAGACAATGTACCAATTGATACTGTTAATAATACGTTAAACAAACCCGCCGACTGCTACTTAAAATTAGTACCTGCTCCAAATACTGTAGCAGTTTACACGGTTTGGCCAACATCCACATTAAACTCCACAATATCGCAGGGAGAATTCATTGAAATTGAAGGCAATTATATGTTCAACACAGAAGATGAAtcatttaaatcatttaatacCGATAACATCCCGAATGATGAAAAATACCGTTCCGCAATTATTCTTcttgaaaatgaattggGAGGGGCACAAGATCATCGTATTCGCGATTTAGCTGATGAATTATCTTGCATCAGCAGATTTCCAATATTCATTCCACAAATAACATCACAATCTCATCAATCATTCCACGTGCTTGATAGATTAATCAAGAATATCCAGATACTGTACAAGATTGAAAGGATTTCACTAGTGTCATTTGGAAAATCTTCAAAGTTTGCACTGGATTACTGTTATGATAGGTTGAATGGCAAGGAGTATTTAAACAACAGTAGAGGCGTATTGACATTGTATGAGATTACAAAGCGTACAACTTATCCTTTAAATCTAAACATATTTGATTCAGGCGATTTCTACGATAAGTTAGAAGACGCAAGAGAGATTGAAAGAGCGCAACGATTGAATCCCGTCAGATCTATTAAGgatattttacaatgttTAGTTTTTTGGGATGCAAGAAACATCAATTTGGATAAAGCGCTATCCTTAGGAACACCActgttaaatataatttccGGGAATCCGATTGCGAATTCTGATGGGCTAAGTGTGGGAATGGAGATGCTGAAAAGTTGGAAAGATATAGAAAATTTGGGTTATATTGTGAACTGTGAAGTTAAAActgatattgatatttttaacattttgaGACCTAAAggcaaaattatttataatttcaaagaTACCGCGACTCAAAATCAACAGGACGGCATGAATGATGTATATAAGACGGGggataataaaaaaaattacaacCAAAGTGACATGGGCACTGCATTTAAGATAGTATCATTTAGGGGGAGAAATTCGccaatttatctattaCCACATCTTGCTGAGGATGATGACATAAAG GAGTACAACCAGGCGCTCATATACGTTTACCAATGGATTCTACACTATACGGAATAA
- a CDS encoding Atrazine degradation (overlaps_old_locusTagID:BBM_III09620), which translates to MDIAMSEARYALDAGEVPVGCCILDKNSNLIAKASNNTNRSGNATEHCEMIVLRRILASKIDASKCVLYVTCEPCIMCVSALQECGIGKVVYGCPNPRFGGCGSVLTVHKGYGRFPPLQVEPGVMAKEAVEMLQEFYSTGNPRAPENKRKRPLKL; encoded by the exons ATGGACATAGCTATGAGCGAAGCTAGATACGCGTTAGATGCCGGCGAAGTACCAGTCGGTTGCTGTATATTAGACAAAAATAGtaatttaattgcaaaaGCGTCAAATAACACCAATCGTTCAGGCAAT GCCACCGAACATTGTGAGATGATAGTTTTACGGCGCATATTAGCTTCCAAAATCGATGCTTCAAAATGCGTATTATATGTAACGTGCGAACCATGCATTATGTGCGTTTCTGCATTGCAAGAATGTGGAATTGGAAAGGTTGTATATGGATGTCCCAATCCAAGATTTGGCGGCTGCGGTTCAGTACTAACTGTACATAAAGG CTATGGAAGATTTCCGCCCTTACAAGTGGAACCTGGGGTGATGGCCAAGGAAGCGGTGGAGATGTTACAGGAATTTTACTCAACAGGTAACCCAAGAG CGCCTGAAAATAAACGTAAGAGACCCCTAAAACTCTAG
- a CDS encoding hypothetical protein (overlaps_old_locusTagID:BBM_III09625), translating to MRVENLYSDIQLTKISNLHLTQLLENGLGVEIDQTLSNYRIAIYSISTLSGLAGIVYKYLPENFHFLLLSSVILYFASQSVAFVLENIVYSKSAFVVAYKRHKFNVYTYVDVISGEFIYSIYPYNGTFDPNRVERVPLGALFYEDGNVTKGWDKIADNIVNACKHGSSKFK from the exons ATGCGCGTAGAAAATTTGTATTCTGACATCCAGTTAACAAAGATATCTAATCTGCACTTGACACAA ttgCTGGAAAATGGTCTTGGAGTTGAAATTGATCAAACCTTATCGAATTACCGCATAgcaatatattcaatttcaacACTATCTGGTCTAGCGGgtatagtatataaatatttacctgaaaattttcatttctTATTACTTTCATCAGTAATCCTATATTTTGCATCACAGAGTGTAGCGTTTGTACTGGAAAATATAGTATACAGTAAATCAGCATTTGTTGTGGCTTACAAACGTCACAAATTTAACGTATACACCTATGTTGATGTAATCAGTGgtgaatttatatactcTATTTACCCGTATAACGGAACATTTGACCCAAATCGAGTTGAAAGGGTACCTCTAGGGGCTCTTTTCTATGAAGATGG TAATGTTACCAAGGGCTGGGATAAGATTGCCGACAATATCGTAAACGCCTGTAAACATGGATCTAGTAAATTTAAGTAA
- a CDS encoding hypothetical protein (overlaps_old_locusTagID:BBM_III09630;~overlaps_old_locusTagID:BBM_III09635) yields the protein MGNNISCLTLSGISLSLPSDYDILEVKSQRDDFLQYREELERQVEFFKAKLTEHLKNDDKKNAKYAYCNKKINEELLALVDSSILEILNLLSEIEHKRLYRNVIGTITNGVDTIKKINYAIACQWAINDDYKAITMLINEMPELFSDLRNYIESDNLDAEELDTPTPIKFDHSGINTD from the exons ATGGGCAACAACATATCGTGCCTAACACTCTCTGGCATTTCACTCTCCCTACCATCTGACTATGACATACTCGAAGTTAAATCCCAAAGGG ACGATTTTTTACAGTACAGAGAGGAGCTGGAGAGACAAGTAGAATTTTTCAAAGCTAAATTGACAGAGCACCTAAAGAATGACGACAAAAAAAACGCCAAATATGCCTACTGCAACAAAAAGATAAATGAAGAACTACTGGCACTAGTAGACTCATCTATATTGGAAATCTTAAATCTACTATCGGAAATCGAACACAAAAGG TTGTATCGTAATGTTATTGGTACAATTACAAATGGAGTTGACACGATCAAAAAGATCAACTACGCCATCGCTTGTCAATGGGCGATTAATGATGATTATAAGGCCATCACGATGCTGATCAATGAAATGCCAGAACTTTTTAGCGATCTGCGTAATTACATAGAATCTGATAATCTTGATGCAGAAGAGTTAGATACTCCCACcccaattaaatttgatcaCTCCGGGATTAACACGGACTAA
- a CDS encoding DEAD/DEAH box helicase (overlaps_old_locusTagID:BBM_III09635): MYKRLLLVVLIANMVFSFIPLVKYSNFHKNTNFVGYKFTQLSSLAQTTQSDTGNSINPTLHLNINKDVLPKERILLFFAAQEARKARKLYNVDMEQQVGGFLVDFFGPNTNEVIAHLRGIFQQIGDIDVTVDVARQNLIEATKYYCDLPPFQNIGNAGTRIEREQLWLLAAEAFATVIVTLKPTPLKQQLIKALLINFSLLPGSTDWLSADWILGTSDYHWGLFDRKNMIDALRLLKKWISSDFIKRRSRRLLEKLSDEAISSLFQTILAPLIWATPSITGSAAYEWMQKRLLRRSFNCKKLELLVDLFKKNFTTDELIGFLESAYSVLPEVSNPELLDKVNINSLRKLAVVATSRLRFKKGSNGFANSSYVNFKPRELAILGFGGGYMPLYPTRTCLMQMLLHSDNFNYGSREFQQKLISRYRMQSRLSKLSLDSLYDLVQKSLSSTDTDASIGDSNINSAFESMDDQISLIGNFFDRIKGLRVEGIVGPIQSMQQIELADQETLNRVEAKLIEVIEAEPRTQFIYSDCPMPKIDDFDHNNEVCDIDGETNVSSEENFSLDALSSTSCDSTTYLDAPVVNIVNQSNSSYPSQSHNPTKHLNNDLPVPSIPLDSGSQPVENYGYEKGTSGNHGVRDKFSLCALPECMESQGQLLELGKVSEWRKLLNDSLATVAKCIVGDEPTGIQKEAIPMILSGKNVFMCGGYGKTLAAALPLIQRLKADEQRDWTVRQRMRPRMLVLAPSRELCNETLSVYKSIGHIEKISTECLAGGRWFGKQRKDNNKLVDVVIGTPARVLRHSITKNNIRLYNVRYVVLDEVDELIAGGYSDELEALFKMIPSFQLISAAPWNAYQHPQFVQLADKFAKYFGNTTCVYDNSLHKGPSGSMHQFLMKGVRGGRDKIGMLIDELRWGRDRLQQNHKCIIFCNTISSCRAVLHSLVEVGFDAMGFYGEVPLLQRKHNYERFCNEGGLLVTTQARGLNFYGNNSNPISVINFDFPKSWIDYIIRANRCRGVDGGRMTSLIDYKSKYLALGISRSIKANLPLKGLSRHKSAYNPLTGRLRYLTQSGGYFKILNEIRRAEIEGDGSFDIYSIISRLHDKEANPRKRRSVRLSLEHEYRRRRRIFRVLLHKLKLIKRWNRAIRLKHKLQHKFLMPGWKRQRFPSMNKEAPIRKAMARIIQHPGTNYNYKTHERNLMLTKKLVKKHLKITRHLLSLLRSHKMGPTKDNTSVSDAKISGAVDRKLSLGGFKRTIGDRDMRAKRIRQCVLI; encoded by the coding sequence ATGTATAAACGCCTGCTCCTGGTGGTTCTTATCGCAAACATGGTATTCTCTTTTATTCCGCTCGTAAAATATAGTAATTTCcacaaaaatacaaattttgtaggttacaaatttacacaacTCAGTTCGCTTGCACAAACTACACAATCTGATACTGGAAATTCGATAAACCCAACGCTGCacttaaatattaataaagaTGTCTTGCCAAAGGAGAGGATATTGCTATTTTTTGCAGCTCAAGAGGCTAGAAAGGCTAGAAAACTGTACAACGTAGATATGGAACAGCAAGTTGGGGGTTTTTTGGTGGATTTTTTTGGCCCAAACACCAATGAAGTCATCGCACATCTTAGAGGCATTTTTCAGCAAATTGGCGATATTGATGTTACAGTTGATGTTGCACGACAGAATTTGATAGAAGCGACAAAATACTATTGCGATTTGCCGCCATTTCAAAACATTGGTAATGCGGGTACTCGTATTGAGCGTGAGCAACTTTGGCTATTAGCGGCGGAAGCATTTGCTACTGTAATTGTAACCCTAAAGCCCACACCGTTGAAACAGCAACTTATTAAGGCActgttaataaatttttcaCTATTACCAGGGTCCACTGATTGGCTATCTGCCGATTGGATTCTTGGTACCAGTGATTATCACTGGGGACTTTTTGACAGGAAGAACATGATAGACGCCTTGCGTCTGTTAAAAAAGTGGATTTCCAGcgattttatcaaaagGCGCTCTCGAAGATTATTGGAAAAGTTGTCGGATGAAGCAATATCTTCACTTttccaaacaattttagcGCCACTTATATGGGCAACTCCATCAATTACTGGTAGTGCTGCCTATGAATGGATGCAAAAACGGCTTCTTAGGAGATCATTTAACTGCAAAAAACTTGAATTGCTGGTAGATTTgttcaaaaaaaattttacaactGATGAATTAATCGGGTTTCTTGAGTCCGCCTATTCAGTGCTCCCGGAAGTTTCAAATCCAGAACTACTGGACAAggtaaatataaattccCTAAGAAAATTGGCTGTGGTTGCCACTAGTCGGCTTAGGTTTAAAAAGGGGTCAAATGGGTTTGCTAATTCCTCTTACGTCAATTTTAAACCTAGAGAACTGGCAATCTTGGGATTTGGCGGCGGCTACATGCCTTTATATCCAACAAGAACATGTTTAATGCAAATGTTACTGCATTCAGATAACTTTAACTATGGCAGTCGTGAGTTTCAGCAGAAGCTGATTAGTAGGTATCGGATGCAGAGTAGACTATCCAAGCTGTCATTGGATTCACTGTACGATCTGGTACAAAAGTCACTCTCATCGACCGACACTGATGCTAGTATTGGTGACAGTAATATCAATAGTGCTTTTGAAAGTATGGATGACCAAATAAGCCTGATTGGCAACTTTTTTGATAGAATTAAGGGTCTTCGAGTTGAGGGGATAGTGGGACCGATTCAGTCAATGCAACAGATTGAGCTGGCAGACCAAGAGACCCTAAATAGGGTAGAGGCTAAGCTAATAGAGGTTATAGAGGCGGAGCCACGAACACAGTTCATTTATTCGGATTGTCCGATGCCAAAAATCGATGATTTCGACCATAATAATGAAGTTTGTGATATAGATGGTGAAACTAATGTCTCAAGTGAAGAAAATTTCTCGCTCGACGCCTTATCAAGCACATCATGCGATTCTACAACCTATTTAGATGCGCCCgtggtaaatattgtaaatcaGTCAAATTCTAGCTATCCATCTCAATCACATAACCCCActaaacatttaaataacgATTTACCTGTGCCATCCATACCATTGGACAGTGGGAGCCAGCCTGTTGAAAATTACGGATATGAAAAGGGTACTAGTGGAAATCATGGTGTAcgtgataaatttagttTATGTGCCCTCCCTGAGTGCATGGAATCTCAGGGTCAACTTTTAGAGTTGGGAAAAGTGTCAGAGTGGAGAAAGCTATTAAATGACTCGCTTGCAACAGTGGCTAAGTGTATTGTTGGCGATGAACCCACAGGGATTCAAAAGGAAGCTATACCTATGATACTTAGCGGCAAAAATGTGTTCATGTGCGGAGGATACGGGAAAACTTTGGCGGCGGCTTTACCTCTAATCCAGCGCCTAAAAGCAGATGAGCAAAGGGATTGGACGGTAAGGCAGCGTATGAGGCCAAGAATGTTAGTCCTAGCCCCTAGTAGGGAATTGTGCAATGAAACGCTTAGTGTATACAAGTCCATTGGGCACATTGAAAAGATTAGTACTGAGTGTTTGGCTGGTGGCAGATGGTTTGGGAAGCAGCGGAAGGATAACAACAAGCTGGTGGATGTGGTAATAGGTACTCCAGCCAGAGTACTGCGGCACTCGATAACTAAGAACAATATACGCCTATACAACGTGAGGTATGTAGTGCTTGATGAGGTTGATGAATTAATAGCAGGGGGCTACTCTGATGAGCTGGAAGCTTTGTTTAAAATGATTCCGAGCTTCCAGCTTATATCCGCGGCTCCTTGGAACGCATACCAGCATCCACAATTTGTACAACTTGCAGATAAATTCGCCAAATACTTTGGTAATACGACCTGCGTATATGATAATTCCTTGCACAAGGGGCCTAGTGGTTCTATGCACCAATTTCTGATGAAGGGAGTTAGGGGCGGTAGGGACAAAATAGGCATGCTGATCGACGAGCTTAGGTGGGGGAGGGATAGGTTACAACAGAATCacaaatgtattattttctGCAATACAATTTCAAGTTGCCGTGCTGTGCTACACTCGCTAGTGGAAGTTGGGTTTGATGCCATGGGTTTCTATGGCGAAGTGCCTTTATTGCAGCGCAAGCACAATTATGAGAGGTTTTGCAATGAAGGTGGGCTGTTAGTTACTACCCAGGCTAGGGGACTGAATTTTTACGGCAACAATAGCAATCCAATAAGcgtaataaattttgactTCCCCAAGAGTTGGATTGATTACATAATCCGGGCAAACCGTTGTAGAGGGGTTGATGGCGGCCGTATGACTTCACTAATAGATTACAAGTCAAAGTATTTGGCCCTTGGAATTAGCCGGTCAATCAAGGCCAATTTGCCACTGAAGGGATTGTCACGGCACAAATCTGCATACAATCCACTAACTGGCCGTTTACGCTACCTGACCCAGAGTGGTGGCTATTTCAAGATACTAAACGAGATACGACGAGCTGAGATTGAAGGAGATGGCAGTTTTGACATCTACAGCATAATATCCAGGCTTCACGACAAGGAGGCTAACCCTAGGAAGAGAAGGAGCGTACGATTATCACTGGAGCACGAATATAGGAGGAGACGTAGGATTTTCAGGGTGCTTTTGCATAAGctgaaattgattaaaagGTGGAATAGAGCTATAAGGCTTAAGCACAAGTTGCAGCATAAGTTTCTGATGCCAGGATGGAAAAGGCAGAGGTTTCCCAGTATGAATAAAGAGGCGCCCATTAGGAAGGCTATGGCCAGAATAATTCAACACCCAGGTACCAACTACAACTACAAAACTCATGAACGCAATCTCATGCTTACCAAGAAATTAGTTAAGAAGCATTTGAAAATCACCAGGCATCTACTTTCATTGCTTAGATCGCACAAAATGGGCCCGACTAAAGATAATACTAGTGTCAGTGATGCTAAGATTAGTGGTGCGGTTGATCGAAAATTGAGCTTGGGAGGTTTTAAAAGGACAATTGGGGATAGGGATATGCGAGCGAAGCGTATTAGGCAGTGCGTGTTGATCTAA